The genomic region ACCAAATTTACTCTCATGTATTGCCGAGCGCGACACCGGGCACTCAACGTGTGTTAAAAGCCCATCACTTTGGTGAAGCGGGTGCGCGACCTAAAGTCTATTTTCAGGCGGGATTGCATGCCGATGAATGGCCGGGATTTTTGGTGCTTAACACCTTGCTGAGAAAATTAAAGAAAGCTGACGACGCAGGATTGATTCAAGGGGAGATAGTGATTGTGCCTGTGGCGAACCCGATTGGTCTGGCGCAGAACTTTCACGGCTATATTCCTGGACGTTTTGCGTTTTCTGACGGTGGCGGTAATTTTAACCGCAACTGGCCTCAGCTAGGTGCGAAAGTAGAAAAACGCATCAAGGGCGATATAACGGGTGATATAGAAAGCAATATAGACATTGTTCGTCAAGCGATTCACGATGAGTTGGTGTTGTTGCCAGAAACCACAGAACTGCAAGGCATGAAGAAAAATTTGTTGGCTCTATCTATGGACGCAGACGAAGTGCTCGACCTACATTGTTCGGGTGAAGCCAGTATGCACGCCTATGTGGCACAAGAATTTGAAAGTCACTTTAAACCGTTATTGGCGCTGTTGGGTGCAAAAGTCGGTTTGTCTGAATTAGAAACCGGTGCCGCCTCGTTTGACGAAACCAATGTCAGCGTGTGGCGCGATTTAAAAGCCCATTATGCCCATTTGATTCCTTGGGGAAGCCGCTCTTTAACGGTAGAATTACGCGGCGAAAATGACATATCCAATGAGTTTGCCGAGCAAGACGCACAAGCTTTGTTCGATTACTTGGTATTGCGAGAGGTAGTCGCTGGAAAAGCGCCCGCGATCAACGACAGTGAAGTGGAATACTATCCGTTGGATGCCATGGATCTAGTCAAAGCGCCGTGTGCTGGCATTGTTTGTTATCACAAAGCCATTGGCGAAGAAGTGGAAGCTGGCGAGGTGATTGGCGAAGTGGTAAACCTAATGGACGATGACGTGGAAACCTCCAGTTATCCTCTTGTTGCGCGAACCAATGGTGTCTTTTTTGCCCGAGTGCAACGACGTTTAGTCGTATGTGGCGAATCTATTGCCAAGATCGCTGGCAGAGAGCATCTTGCGTTTCGTGAAATTGGCCATCTATTTGAAGACTAGCGCTTTGAAGATTTACAAGGCAAAACTATTTTGATTCAAGCTCAACCTAATACTGACGTGACGTCCTCGTTAACCGATGAGCAGCAAAGCGTTGTTCATCACGATCTTTCGTTGCCAGCAAAAGTAATCGCCGTAGCGGGCGCAGGCAAAACCACCACCTTAATTTCTCGTATAGAGCATTTATTAGGTCAGGGCGTGGACCCGTCTCATATCGGCGTGTTTATGTTTAACAAAAGCGCCCAGGAAGAATTCTCCGAGCGTTTAAGTAAGCGACTCATGACGGCCGGACATTTGCGTTCCCCCAGTGTGATGACTTTTCATGCCTTTGGTATGAAGTTCTGTCGACGTTTGGAGCAGCAAGGTTGGTTGGCTCCTGCGAAGCTGGTTACCGACGATTTTAGCTTGGTGAAGATGTTGCGCGAGGCCTTGCAGCGCCTGGTTCGAAGTGGTGAGAAAATTGCGATTTTGGCCGAGAAAGATTGGCTGGAAGACGTGTTGTTATTTGTCGATCAAGTCAAAGCCTCTGATCAAGCTGCGCAGATTGTTTTTGAAGCCTTGGGTTGGTCGAAAGAGCGTAAGTTTTTTCCTGCCCTTTATGACGAATTGGAGAAGCTACGCAAACGCAATAACATTCGTTTCTTTGCCGATTTACTTAGCGACCCTTACGATTTAATCAGTCAATTAGACGAAGCTGAACGTGTGAGAGTGCGTGGCTTGGTGCCAGATTTCCGCTACTTGTTAATTGACGAGTTTCAAGACATCAACCCTTGCCAATACGAGCTACTAAAATTGCTTTATCCTGCGCCTTGTCAATGGATGATTGTTGGCGATGTGCAGCAATGTATTTATGAATGGCGCGGCGCCAGTCCAGACATTATGGCGACGCAATTTGACCAAGATTTTGCCAATGTAGCAGCTTATCCATTGAGTACCAGTTTCCGCTTTGGCCATGCCGTCGGGTTAATGGCGTCGAGCGTGATCAGTGAAAACGATCCTGATGCCTTGGTGATTGGCGCTGGCGAACGTACGCGAGTGTCTTTTGCTCGCGCTCCGAAGACAGGTAAAGCTCTGTTGGGCGAGCTAAAATCTTGGGTTGATGAAGGTCGTGCATTAAGCGACACCGCGGTGTTGGTGCGCTTGTACAGCGACATGGTTCCAGTGCAATTAGCCTTGATGCACAAAGGCGTGCCGTATCAATTGCATGGTGATTCGCCATTGTTGGAAAATCGCCAAATTCGCATGCTAATGGCGTATCTCGCGGTGATTGCTGGTGGTTTGGAAACGTCGAACACCTTCTTTCATCCTGACGATATTGAATACTTGCTGACGGTGCCGAGCCTTGGTGGTTCTATGGCGCAGCGCAAAACCTTGATCCAACAAGCAAAACAGTCACCGCATTTGTTGCCACAGATTATCGAGTCTGTGGCCGACGCTACGGAGGGCTGGCGCGCGAAAAAACTCTACGAGCGTGCTGATTGGTTGCGCAGCCTTGACATTTAT from Marinomonas rhizomae harbors:
- a CDS encoding ATP-dependent helicase translates to MIQAQPNTDVTSSLTDEQQSVVHHDLSLPAKVIAVAGAGKTTTLISRIEHLLGQGVDPSHIGVFMFNKSAQEEFSERLSKRLMTAGHLRSPSVMTFHAFGMKFCRRLEQQGWLAPAKLVTDDFSLVKMLREALQRLVRSGEKIAILAEKDWLEDVLLFVDQVKASDQAAQIVFEALGWSKERKFFPALYDELEKLRKRNNIRFFADLLSDPYDLISQLDEAERVRVRGLVPDFRYLLIDEFQDINPCQYELLKLLYPAPCQWMIVGDVQQCIYEWRGASPDIMATQFDQDFANVAAYPLSTSFRFGHAVGLMASSVISENDPDALVIGAGERTRVSFARAPKTGKALLGELKSWVDEGRALSDTAVLVRLYSDMVPVQLALMHKGVPYQLHGDSPLLENRQIRMLMAYLAVIAGGLETSNTFFHPDDIEYLLTVPSLGGSMAQRKTLIQQAKQSPHLLPQIIESVADATEGWRAKKLYERADWLRSLDIYRTDPGQGLAHTLEKLGIYRYFESTSSKDIQTQEKIATCDAFMAYVRGVGGDAKSILEQLATLNEKQTDDSHGVHLMTIHKSKGLEFDQVLLSGLQEGRFPYYDEDLSVIDKQAASDLASERRLFYVAITRAKQKLVLLESPSADDHKRMKQGDIPRAALKSLSLSRFVFEAQPYAVSRICEAWYVENVGTPIDTEKGSIFQRYLNAVDPSPSLTFRHRVEGKSLLQPGDKVRHDQFGQGVVVRQERDDKQMIFVDFGEVGLKRFNPKHTQLIKVSSRA
- a CDS encoding succinylglutamate desuccinylase/aspartoacylase family protein, which translates into the protein MSYQIYSHVLPSATPGTQRVLKAHHFGEAGARPKVYFQAGLHADEWPGFLVLNTLLRKLKKADDAGLIQGEIVIVPVANPIGLAQNFHGYIPGRFAFSDGGGNFNRNWPQLGAKVEKRIKGDITGDIESNIDIVRQAIHDELVLLPETTELQGMKKNLLALSMDADEVLDLHCSGEASMHAYVAQEFESHFKPLLALLGAKVGLSELETGAASFDETNVSVWRDLKAHYAHLIPWGSRSLTVELRGENDISNEFAEQDAQALFDYLVLREVVAGKAPAINDSEVEYYPLDAMDLVKAPCAGIVCYHKAIGEEVEAGEVIGEVVNLMDDDVETSSYPLVARTNGVFFARVQRRLVVCGESIAKIAGREHLAFREIGHLFED